In Thermanaeromonas sp. C210, the following proteins share a genomic window:
- a CDS encoding DUF3870 domain-containing protein: MITGYARLPSTITAYKLYEVVGVAVEVRPSDGEILDVDCSLATSVARRIVREIALGYRLSDGIEELVEKIERRYCGSARKAVVMAFRAIHEKYVAYRQGRAL; the protein is encoded by the coding sequence TTGATTACGGGCTACGCCAGGCTACCTTCCACCATCACAGCATATAAACTCTATGAGGTTGTAGGTGTAGCGGTAGAAGTCAGGCCCAGTGATGGAGAGATTTTAGATGTTGACTGTAGCTTGGCTACGAGTGTGGCCCGCAGAATAGTAAGGGAAATAGCCTTGGGTTACCGGTTAAGTGATGGTATCGAAGAGCTGGTGGAAAAGATCGAACGGCGTTACTGTGGTAGCGCCCGTAAAGCAGTAGTGATGGCCTTTCGCGCGATACACGAAAAGTACGTTGCTTACCGGCAGGGAAGAGCATTATAG
- the gatC gene encoding Asp-tRNA(Asn)/Glu-tRNA(Gln) amidotransferase subunit GatC encodes MRLSKKEVEHVALLARLHLSEEEKESYTHQLNAVMDYMEKLRALNTEGVEPTAHVLPLRNIFREDAVRPGLPREKALEGAPAAREGQFKVPRVV; translated from the coding sequence ATGCGCCTTAGCAAGAAAGAAGTAGAGCATGTGGCATTGCTGGCGCGGCTTCATCTCTCCGAGGAAGAAAAGGAATCCTATACCCACCAGCTCAACGCCGTCATGGACTACATGGAAAAATTGAGGGCCCTCAACACGGAGGGCGTAGAGCCGACGGCCCACGTCTTACCTTTGCGCAATATATTCCGGGAAGACGCGGTACGGCCGGGATTGCCCCGGGAAAAAGCCCTGGAGGGAGCGCCTGCAGCCAGGGAAGGACAGTTTAAGGTACCGCGCGTAGTTTAG
- a CDS encoding DUF3870 domain-containing protein — translation MTTQEEETILITGYARLPSTITAYKLYEVVGVAVEVKPKDGEIVDVDCSLVPDITRKIIRKAVVGYKLSDGIDPLTERIERRYCGSAREAVVAAFRSIYEKWVAYRQGRCLEQREDRA, via the coding sequence ATGACGACGCAGGAGGAGGAAACCATCCTGATAACGGGGTATGCCCGGCTCCCTTCCACCATTACAGCATATAAGCTCTATGAGGTTGTGGGGGTAGCAGTAGAAGTCAAGCCGAAGGACGGCGAAATCGTAGACGTTGATTGTAGCCTAGTACCTGATATAACGCGCAAAATTATCCGCAAGGCCGTTGTGGGTTACAAGCTAAGTGACGGGATTGACCCTTTGACGGAGAGGATCGAGCGGAGGTATTGCGGGAGCGCACGTGAAGCGGTAGTAGCGGCCTTCCGGTCCATATACGAAAAGTGGGTCGCCTACCGCCAGGGAAGGTGCTTAGAACAGAGAGAAGATCGGGCTTAA
- a CDS encoding cupin domain-containing protein — MLGKKIRQIRRDRGMSLKDVAEKTGLTSSFLSQVERDLADPSITSLRKIAEALEVPIFYFLLNHEDHSPVVRRDKRKVLKFPQSHLTYELLSPDLNRKMEIMMARLEAGAVSCDEPLSHPGEECIVVLQGCMEIEIGGEVYRLEEGDSIYYYAAVPHKLWNPGDKELVFLSAMTPPLF, encoded by the coding sequence ATGCTAGGGAAAAAAATCCGTCAAATCCGCCGGGACAGGGGCATGAGCTTAAAGGACGTGGCAGAAAAGACCGGACTTACCTCTAGTTTCTTAAGTCAGGTAGAGCGGGACCTGGCCGACCCTTCGATAACTTCCCTCCGCAAAATAGCGGAGGCCCTGGAAGTGCCTATCTTTTACTTCCTTCTAAATCATGAGGATCACAGCCCCGTAGTCCGGCGGGACAAGCGTAAAGTCTTAAAGTTTCCCCAGTCTCATCTAACCTATGAACTGCTGTCTCCTGATCTCAACCGTAAAATGGAAATCATGATGGCCCGCCTGGAGGCGGGGGCCGTCAGCTGCGACGAACCGCTCTCCCACCCGGGGGAAGAGTGTATTGTGGTCCTGCAGGGTTGTATGGAAATCGAGATCGGAGGAGAAGTTTACCGCCTGGAGGAAGGAGATAGTATTTATTACTATGCCGCCGTCCCCCACAAGCTATGGAATCCCGGAGATAAAGAACTGGTGTTTTTATCGGCTATGACTCCTCCTCTATTTTAG
- a CDS encoding XdhC family protein, translating into MLSFFRELKEALDHNRPAVAAAIVRVSPGGYPAVKPGGRRLYYTNGEGCGSLGDPRLDALVAARVPEVFARRRPQLVSLTLEDNEVEVFLEPVLPEPKILILGGGHVGQKVAALAKEVGYRVTVVDDRPAFANPQLFPHADEIICRDFADALQNIQIDPATYVVIVTRGHRHDYECLRQVIGSPAAYIGMIGSRRKVQGVRARLLADGIPQEALDRVHAPIGVDIGAETPGEIGVSILAEIIRVYREGR; encoded by the coding sequence ATGCTGAGCTTTTTCCGGGAACTCAAGGAGGCCCTGGACCACAACCGCCCGGCGGTAGCGGCCGCCATCGTGAGGGTTTCCCCGGGAGGGTATCCGGCGGTCAAGCCGGGTGGAAGGAGGCTCTACTACACTAACGGCGAAGGCTGCGGTAGCCTGGGGGACCCCCGGCTGGACGCCCTCGTGGCGGCGCGGGTGCCGGAGGTTTTTGCCCGGCGGCGGCCACAACTGGTCAGCCTCACTCTGGAGGACAACGAAGTGGAGGTGTTCCTGGAGCCGGTATTGCCGGAGCCCAAGATTCTAATTTTAGGTGGGGGCCATGTAGGGCAAAAAGTCGCCGCCCTGGCCAAGGAAGTGGGCTACCGGGTAACGGTAGTGGACGACCGGCCGGCCTTCGCCAACCCGCAGCTCTTTCCCCACGCTGATGAAATCATATGCCGGGACTTCGCAGACGCCCTCCAAAACATCCAGATTGATCCGGCCACCTATGTCGTTATTGTGACCCGGGGACATCGCCATGATTACGAATGTTTGCGGCAGGTGATTGGCTCTCCAGCCGCTTATATCGGCATGATCGGCAGCCGGCGCAAGGTCCAGGGCGTCAGGGCACGGCTCTTGGCCGACGGAATACCCCAGGAAGCCCTGGACCGGGTGCACGCTCCCATCGGAGTGGACATCGGGGCGGAAACGCCGGGAGAAATTGGGGTAAGCATCTTGGCGGAAATTATCAGGGTATATCGTGAAGGTAGATAG
- the yqeB gene encoding selenium-dependent molybdenum cofactor biosynthesis protein YqeB, whose translation MGRENLVVIKGAGDLASGVAHRLWRAGFQIIMTEIPQPTVIRRTVAFAEAVYEGVVEIEGLRGRLVRDGEEAWQVASRDEVAVLVDPQAGVVNELRPQVVVDAIMAKTNVGTSMDQAPIVIALGPGFRAGRDAHAVIETMRGHYLGRVIFHGEALPNTGVPGEVGGYSSERVIRAPAEGKFQGLKRIGDWVQAGEVVATVEGVPVVSAIDGILRGMLHDGLRVTPGMKVGDVDPRAQREHCFTISDKARAIAGGVLEAILFFQNRRIISLSSP comes from the coding sequence ATGGGCCGGGAAAACCTGGTGGTCATCAAGGGAGCCGGGGATCTGGCCAGCGGCGTGGCGCACCGCCTATGGCGGGCAGGATTTCAAATAATCATGACCGAAATACCTCAGCCTACAGTGATAAGGCGGACGGTAGCCTTTGCCGAAGCCGTTTATGAGGGTGTGGTAGAGATAGAAGGTCTTCGAGGAAGGCTGGTAAGGGATGGCGAAGAAGCATGGCAGGTGGCTTCCCGGGACGAGGTGGCCGTCCTGGTCGATCCCCAAGCCGGCGTAGTCAATGAACTGCGGCCGCAGGTGGTGGTCGACGCCATCATGGCCAAAACCAACGTAGGAACGTCTATGGATCAAGCCCCCATAGTCATAGCCTTGGGACCCGGCTTCCGGGCTGGCCGCGATGCCCATGCGGTCATCGAAACCATGCGGGGCCATTACTTGGGGCGCGTTATTTTCCACGGTGAGGCTTTACCCAATACCGGAGTACCCGGCGAAGTGGGCGGCTACAGCTCGGAGCGGGTAATAAGGGCTCCGGCGGAGGGAAAATTTCAGGGGCTTAAAAGGATCGGGGATTGGGTCCAGGCGGGGGAAGTAGTAGCAACCGTTGAAGGAGTACCGGTGGTGAGCGCTATAGACGGGATCCTGCGCGGGATGCTGCACGACGGCTTGCGGGTTACCCCAGGCATGAAGGTAGGGGATGTGGATCCCCGGGCACAACGGGAGCATTGCTTTACCATCTCCGACAAGGCGCGGGCCATAGCCGGAGGAGTCCTGGAAGCTATTTTGTTTTTCCAGAATCGCAGGATTATAAGTCTATCCTCACCTTAG
- the gatB gene encoding Asp-tRNA(Asn)/Glu-tRNA(Gln) amidotransferase subunit GatB, which produces MEYEAVIGLEVHVELKTESKAFCSCTTAFGGEPNTHVCPVCLGLPGVLPVINRRMVEFGLRTALALNCTIAPMCKFDRKNYYYPDLPKNYQISQYDMPLARNGYLEIEVDGEKKRIGITRVHMEEDAGKLIHVEGPNGDYSLVDYNRAGVPLLEIVSEPDLRSPEEARAYMEKLKAILEYIDVSDCKMQEGSLRCDANVSVRPKGATSFGTKTEVKNMNSFRALQRALSYEIQRQIELLEKGERVVQETRAWDEDKQVTYTMRSKEEAHDYRYFPEPDLVPLAIDQEWIEKVRAGLPELPDARRERLVRQYGLPEYDAGIITGSRALADYFERAVALFPDAKQVSNWLMGDFLRLLNAQGLEPNQAPVTPENLAELLKLQEEGVISIKIAKQVFEEMFATGKGAREIVQAKGLVQISDVAELTPIVERVLASHPKVVEDYRNGKEKALGFLVGQVMKETKGKANPSLVNKLLKERL; this is translated from the coding sequence ATGGAATACGAAGCGGTCATCGGCCTGGAAGTCCATGTAGAGTTAAAGACGGAATCCAAAGCTTTTTGCAGTTGTACGACAGCCTTCGGCGGTGAACCCAACACCCACGTCTGCCCCGTCTGCTTGGGACTACCGGGCGTGCTGCCGGTTATCAACCGGCGGATGGTGGAATTCGGCCTGCGAACAGCCCTAGCCCTCAATTGTACCATTGCGCCCATGTGTAAGTTTGATCGCAAGAATTACTATTATCCGGATTTACCCAAAAACTACCAGATATCCCAGTACGATATGCCCCTGGCCCGGAATGGCTATCTGGAAATCGAAGTGGACGGGGAGAAGAAGCGGATCGGAATTACCCGCGTCCACATGGAGGAGGACGCCGGAAAGCTCATCCATGTAGAAGGCCCCAACGGAGATTATTCCCTGGTGGATTATAACCGGGCTGGCGTGCCTTTGCTGGAGATTGTATCCGAACCGGATTTGCGGTCGCCCGAAGAAGCCCGGGCTTACATGGAGAAATTAAAGGCTATCCTCGAATATATCGATGTTTCGGATTGCAAGATGCAGGAAGGATCCCTGCGCTGCGATGCCAACGTCTCAGTGCGTCCCAAGGGCGCCACGTCCTTTGGAACCAAAACCGAAGTGAAGAATATGAACTCTTTTCGCGCCCTGCAACGGGCCCTAAGCTATGAAATCCAGCGGCAAATCGAGTTGCTGGAAAAGGGAGAGCGGGTAGTGCAGGAGACGCGGGCCTGGGACGAAGACAAACAGGTAACCTATACCATGCGGAGCAAGGAAGAAGCCCATGATTATCGCTATTTCCCCGAGCCGGATTTGGTACCCCTGGCCATTGACCAGGAATGGATCGAAAAGGTGAGGGCGGGACTGCCGGAACTACCCGATGCCCGTCGGGAACGGTTGGTGCGCCAATACGGGCTGCCGGAGTATGATGCCGGTATCATCACCGGTTCCCGGGCCCTGGCGGACTACTTTGAACGGGCGGTAGCCCTCTTCCCCGACGCCAAACAGGTCAGCAACTGGCTCATGGGCGACTTCTTACGCCTCCTCAACGCCCAAGGCCTGGAACCTAACCAGGCGCCTGTAACCCCGGAGAATTTAGCGGAGCTCCTCAAGCTCCAGGAGGAAGGCGTAATCAGTATTAAGATTGCCAAGCAGGTTTTCGAAGAAATGTTTGCCACCGGCAAGGGCGCGCGGGAGATTGTCCAGGCCAAGGGATTAGTCCAGATCAGCGATGTGGCGGAGCTGACACCCATTGTAGAAAGGGTGCTGGCCTCCCATCCCAAGGTTGTGGAGGACTACCGCAACGGTAAGGAGAAGGCCCTCGGTTTCCTGGTGGGCCAGGTTATGAAGGAAACTAAAGGCAAGGCCAACCCGTCCCTGGTGAATAAGCTTCTCAAGGAACGCTTGTAA
- a CDS encoding XdhC family protein produces the protein MDKELVNTIVNLLEQGETFVLATIVRTKGSTPREAGSGLVVLPDGRMFGTIGGGCAEAEVRQRALEVLQDGKAGVVRVDLTAEVAEDEGMVCGGIMDVFLEPLGGKTC, from the coding sequence ATGGATAAAGAACTGGTGAATACCATAGTTAATTTATTGGAACAGGGAGAAACTTTCGTCCTGGCTACCATAGTACGGACCAAAGGTTCCACTCCCCGGGAAGCAGGTTCCGGCCTCGTCGTCCTGCCCGATGGCAGGATGTTCGGTACCATCGGCGGCGGCTGTGCCGAGGCTGAAGTGCGGCAGCGGGCGCTGGAGGTATTGCAAGACGGAAAGGCGGGAGTGGTCCGCGTGGATCTCACGGCCGAGGTTGCCGAAGACGAGGGTATGGTATGCGGAGGGATTATGGACGTGTTCTTGGAGCCTTTAGGAGGTAAGACATGCTAG
- the yqeC gene encoding selenium cofactor biosynthesis protein YqeC has product MELQAGLGLGEKEIVTLVGAGGKTSALICLARELVARGKRVIATTTTKMLAEQARVLAEPLCRADIAELVAGVAAELARSPLVTCGRGLGAEGKLLGVAPEAVARLAGLPADYILIEGDGAAGAFLKVPAAHEPVIPAVTTLVVTVMGLEVMGHLPAKPWVHRAELIPSLWGAEEVPRQVDVELAAHLLTHPQGGRKGVPPGARWAVLLNQAEEDSAQRAGRLLAGKLLERGAEMVVLGAVRTQAPVRQVLRSPGFPAGRVGSIILAAGESQRYGAPKQLAPWRGKTMLQHVVEVALASELGEVAVVLGHAASEIAGTLQQYPVNLVYNPAYREGMSTSLRAGLTALSPGATGALFILADQPGITPSVLRALADAYVRCGKKLVAPWYGGRRGNPVLVDSDLWEELSRLQGDQGARSLFELRPEEVGLVPVDCPGVTYDIDTPADYRRWVEGTKIEEGE; this is encoded by the coding sequence ATGGAGCTCCAGGCCGGTCTGGGATTGGGTGAGAAGGAAATAGTTACTCTGGTGGGGGCAGGGGGTAAGACCTCTGCCCTTATTTGTTTGGCCCGGGAACTGGTGGCCCGGGGCAAACGGGTGATAGCCACAACCACAACTAAAATGCTGGCAGAACAGGCCCGCGTTCTCGCGGAACCCCTGTGCCGGGCGGATATTGCCGAGCTGGTGGCCGGGGTGGCAGCCGAGCTTGCCCGTTCCCCCCTGGTGACCTGCGGACGGGGCCTAGGGGCCGAGGGTAAGCTCCTGGGAGTGGCTCCGGAAGCCGTCGCCCGCCTTGCCGGCCTGCCGGCGGACTACATCCTTATCGAAGGGGACGGAGCAGCCGGAGCCTTCCTCAAGGTACCGGCGGCCCATGAGCCGGTTATTCCCGCGGTGACCACCCTGGTAGTTACGGTTATGGGATTGGAGGTCATGGGTCACCTCCCGGCGAAACCGTGGGTGCACCGCGCAGAACTTATCCCGAGCCTATGGGGAGCAGAAGAAGTACCTCGCCAGGTCGACGTTGAGCTGGCTGCCCACCTCTTAACCCACCCCCAGGGGGGCCGCAAAGGAGTACCTCCCGGAGCCCGCTGGGCGGTGCTTCTGAACCAGGCCGAGGAGGATTCCGCCCAGAGGGCCGGCAGGCTCCTGGCCGGTAAACTGTTGGAGAGAGGTGCCGAGATGGTGGTCCTGGGGGCGGTAAGGACCCAGGCCCCGGTGAGGCAGGTCCTGCGGTCCCCCGGTTTCCCTGCCGGCCGCGTGGGGTCAATAATCCTGGCGGCCGGTGAAAGCCAGCGCTACGGCGCGCCCAAACAGCTGGCGCCTTGGCGGGGCAAGACCATGCTGCAGCACGTTGTGGAAGTGGCTCTGGCGTCGGAGTTGGGCGAAGTGGCCGTCGTCCTCGGCCACGCGGCTAGCGAAATAGCCGGGACTTTGCAACAGTACCCGGTAAATCTGGTCTACAACCCTGCCTACCGGGAAGGCATGAGCACTTCTCTGCGAGCCGGGTTGACGGCCCTTTCCCCCGGTGCCACCGGTGCCCTGTTTATCCTGGCGGACCAACCGGGGATCACTCCCTCCGTCCTTAGGGCTTTGGCGGATGCTTACGTGCGTTGCGGCAAGAAGCTGGTAGCCCCTTGGTACGGGGGGAGGCGGGGCAACCCGGTGCTGGTGGACAGCGACCTCTGGGAAGAACTTAGCCGTCTCCAGGGTGACCAAGGCGCTCGCTCCCTTTTTGAACTCCGTCCGGAAGAAGTGGGCCTAGTGCCGGTGGATTGCCCCGGTGTAACTTACGATATCGATACCCCCGCCGATTACCGGCGCTGGGTGGAGGGAACAAAGATAGAGGAAGGGGAATAG
- a CDS encoding methyl-accepting chemotaxis protein, translating to MATVIANIFGTLAFWFLMVWAGGYLTFQEILALALQPRVLAWTGVAILASIIWVIHTLRKLDANPQDLPAILVQYLAVMFSFFIIEGVLMLTGRDLENTKLWTVLSSGTGAAALVTGCAFMLVAYLLEWKYSRLYFAGGGTRLYPIWMRVAIGTVLIAGGASMCLWGAVVGYLNEEVAVHFFFSHLPRVSALVAGMVGAYCAFLFASIGKNMRDLYKAMMVTAGAQRPDLSVSLGVPAIDEIGYVTNGFNTFIARIAALVGEIGRAGEDLGRMANPLQEVADTVARTGEEVARAATQVATGADDQNAQIQSLNETSESLQATARELFEAANEIKGAAKDSVEAAKRGREEAEVLISAVKSLEEISLITTTSVELMANSARRIEEALRVITGVADRTNLLALNAAIEAARAGENGRGFAVVAEEVRKLAATAGQAAAEIAALSTEVQERIAAVEKAVAEESSSVKGSGKALESLAAVLEEILARSDQVETLASKVREAAGRVKDVADIVATGAAALSTVSQGTAVSAEEVAASAEEQAATAATLRENIDNLQTITSSIVNLVSRFQLPS from the coding sequence ATGGCGACAGTAATTGCTAATATCTTCGGCACCTTGGCCTTTTGGTTTCTCATGGTATGGGCAGGAGGTTACCTTACTTTTCAAGAAATTCTGGCGCTCGCCTTACAACCCCGGGTTCTGGCCTGGACGGGTGTTGCCATTTTGGCCTCTATTATTTGGGTTATACATACCCTGCGCAAACTCGATGCCAATCCTCAGGATTTGCCTGCCATACTGGTACAGTATTTGGCAGTAATGTTTTCTTTTTTTATAATCGAAGGCGTATTGATGCTGACCGGTCGTGACTTGGAAAATACCAAGCTGTGGACGGTTCTGTCTTCGGGTACGGGCGCGGCAGCTTTAGTCACGGGCTGCGCTTTTATGTTGGTGGCCTACTTGCTAGAGTGGAAATACAGCCGTCTTTATTTTGCCGGCGGGGGCACGCGTTTGTACCCCATCTGGATGCGCGTGGCCATAGGCACTGTTCTTATAGCAGGCGGCGCTTCCATGTGTTTGTGGGGAGCGGTAGTGGGCTACTTGAACGAAGAGGTGGCCGTACATTTCTTTTTTTCCCATCTTCCACGGGTGAGCGCACTGGTGGCAGGAATGGTGGGGGCCTATTGTGCCTTTTTGTTTGCCAGTATAGGCAAGAATATGCGGGACCTCTATAAGGCCATGATGGTAACTGCAGGAGCACAACGTCCGGATTTGAGCGTTTCTTTGGGAGTGCCTGCTATAGACGAAATCGGGTATGTGACGAATGGTTTTAATACGTTCATAGCGAGAATAGCTGCTCTGGTCGGGGAAATCGGACGGGCAGGGGAAGACCTGGGACGGATGGCCAATCCCCTGCAGGAAGTGGCCGATACGGTTGCCAGAACAGGCGAGGAAGTAGCCCGGGCAGCGACTCAGGTAGCTACAGGAGCTGATGACCAGAACGCACAAATACAGTCCCTCAATGAAACCTCCGAGAGTTTACAGGCCACAGCCAGGGAACTCTTTGAGGCGGCAAACGAAATAAAGGGCGCCGCGAAGGATAGTGTGGAGGCGGCTAAGCGGGGCCGAGAAGAGGCCGAGGTGTTGATTTCTGCGGTCAAATCTTTAGAGGAAATAAGTCTGATTACAACAACTTCAGTAGAGCTTATGGCGAACTCGGCAAGGCGTATTGAGGAAGCCCTCCGAGTGATTACAGGAGTAGCCGACCGAACCAACCTGCTAGCTTTGAACGCCGCTATAGAGGCTGCGCGGGCGGGAGAAAACGGCCGGGGATTCGCCGTAGTAGCTGAGGAAGTGCGCAAGCTGGCCGCTACTGCGGGTCAGGCCGCAGCGGAAATCGCTGCTCTGAGTACTGAGGTGCAGGAGAGAATAGCCGCCGTAGAAAAGGCGGTAGCAGAGGAGAGCAGCTCCGTCAAAGGTTCGGGAAAGGCCCTGGAATCCCTGGCGGCGGTCTTAGAGGAGATACTCGCCCGGTCGGACCAGGTAGAAACCTTGGCCTCTAAGGTGAGGGAAGCGGCCGGGCGGGTAAAGGACGTAGCCGACATTGTGGCCACAGGCGCGGCCGCTCTGTCCACAGTATCCCAGGGAACGGCCGTTTCGGCCGAGGAGGTTGCAGCTTCAGCCGAGGAGCAGGCAGCTACCGCTGCTACCCTGCGGGAAAATATAGATAATCTCCAAACCATCACTTCTTCTATAGTTAACCTTGTGAGCCGTTTCCAGCTACCATCTTAA
- a CDS encoding HAD-IA family hydrolase, translating to MAWQGVLFDLDGTLLDTSDLVIKSFQYTLAPHLGRTIDAEEVYPYFGAPLREGLAAFLPEKVEEMLPVYRRYSQEHFDNLVCLCPGVREGLEELRQAGIKLGIVTSRVRDTTLYGLQLFGLLDFFQAIVTMEDVENHKPGPEPVLRGAELLGLPPAAVLMVGDSPNDIAAARAAGVIAVAAGWSRVPCRRLLEAGPDFWVDSMEELVDLVLGSADIVGKARARGC from the coding sequence TTGGCCTGGCAAGGCGTGCTTTTCGATTTAGATGGCACTCTCCTGGATACATCGGATCTGGTCATCAAATCTTTCCAATATACACTGGCGCCCCACCTGGGGAGAACGATAGATGCCGAGGAGGTCTATCCTTACTTTGGAGCACCCTTGCGGGAGGGATTAGCAGCTTTTCTACCCGAGAAGGTGGAGGAGATGCTTCCGGTTTACCGCCGCTACAGCCAGGAGCATTTTGACAATCTGGTTTGTCTCTGTCCCGGTGTCAGAGAGGGTTTAGAAGAGCTGCGGCAGGCCGGAATTAAGCTGGGCATCGTTACCTCCCGGGTGCGGGATACCACCCTCTACGGTCTGCAGCTCTTTGGATTGCTGGACTTTTTCCAAGCCATTGTGACCATGGAAGATGTAGAAAACCACAAACCGGGGCCGGAGCCGGTCCTGCGGGGGGCAGAGCTCCTGGGCTTACCACCGGCGGCCGTGTTGATGGTGGGAGACAGTCCTAACGACATTGCCGCGGCCAGGGCGGCCGGTGTGATCGCAGTGGCCGCGGGATGGAGTCGCGTGCCTTGCCGACGCTTGCTGGAGGCGGGTCCAGATTTCTGGGTGGATTCCATGGAGGAACTGGTGGACCTGGTATTAGGCAGTGCGGACATTGTAGGGAAGGCGAGGGCGAGAGGATGCTGA
- the gatA gene encoding Asp-tRNA(Asn)/Glu-tRNA(Gln) amidotransferase subunit GatA — protein MELFYQSAYEVSRLLARKEIGAEELTRAVLDRIEGVEGQVKAFVTLTPEAALEQARAIDAARVRGDDLGPLAGIPMALKDNLCTEGVRTTCSSKMLENWVPPYDAFVVKKLKEAGAVLLGKLNMDEFAMGSSTENSRFFPTRNPWDLERVPGGSSGGPAAAVAAGEAFYSLGSDTGGSIRQPASFCGVVGMKPTYGRVSRSGLVAFASSLDQIGPFAREVTDCALVLQAIAGHDPADSTSGDLPVPDYLGALQADIKGIKVGVPKEYFVEGIEPEVANLVRWAIDRLADLGAICEEISLPHTEYALPAYYLVATAEASSNLARYDGVAYGFRLPGKDLVDMYVKTRSEGFGPEVKRRIMLGTYALSSGYYDAYYLKALKVRTLIRRDFEEAFQRYDILATPTSPTVAFRLGERITDPLAMYLSDLFTCPVNMAGLPAISIPCGFSQGLPVGLQLIAKPFAEETLLRVAYTFEQATASSRRWPQLGVVA, from the coding sequence TTGGAACTTTTTTATCAGAGTGCCTATGAGGTGAGCCGCCTTCTGGCCCGCAAGGAAATAGGTGCGGAAGAACTGACCCGTGCTGTCCTGGACCGGATAGAGGGGGTGGAGGGGCAGGTCAAAGCCTTTGTAACTTTGACGCCGGAGGCGGCCCTGGAGCAGGCCCGGGCCATCGATGCGGCCCGGGTGAGGGGGGACGACCTGGGACCTCTGGCGGGTATACCCATGGCTCTTAAGGACAACCTTTGCACGGAAGGCGTACGCACCACCTGCTCTTCCAAAATGCTGGAAAACTGGGTGCCGCCTTATGATGCCTTTGTGGTCAAAAAGCTTAAGGAAGCGGGAGCCGTTTTGCTGGGCAAGCTTAACATGGATGAGTTCGCCATGGGATCCTCCACGGAGAATTCCCGGTTTTTCCCTACCCGCAATCCGTGGGATTTGGAACGGGTACCCGGAGGCTCTAGCGGCGGGCCTGCGGCGGCGGTGGCTGCCGGAGAAGCCTTTTACTCCCTGGGTTCGGATACCGGCGGGTCCATCCGGCAACCGGCCTCCTTTTGCGGCGTGGTGGGTATGAAGCCCACTTATGGCCGAGTTTCCCGTTCCGGCTTAGTGGCCTTTGCTTCTTCCCTGGACCAGATCGGGCCCTTTGCCCGGGAGGTGACCGATTGCGCTTTAGTATTGCAAGCCATTGCTGGACATGATCCGGCGGATTCTACCTCCGGCGACCTCCCGGTTCCCGATTACCTGGGAGCCCTGCAGGCAGATATAAAAGGTATTAAGGTGGGTGTACCCAAAGAATATTTTGTTGAAGGAATAGAACCTGAAGTAGCCAATCTGGTGCGCTGGGCCATCGACCGGCTGGCCGACCTGGGGGCTATCTGTGAAGAAATCTCCCTGCCCCATACGGAGTATGCCCTGCCGGCCTACTACCTAGTGGCCACGGCGGAAGCTTCCAGCAACCTGGCCCGCTATGATGGTGTGGCTTACGGTTTCCGGTTGCCGGGTAAGGATCTTGTGGACATGTATGTCAAGACGCGCAGTGAGGGCTTCGGCCCCGAAGTGAAGCGACGCATAATGCTGGGGACCTATGCTTTAAGTAGCGGCTACTATGACGCCTATTACTTAAAGGCCCTCAAAGTGCGCACCCTTATACGCCGCGACTTCGAGGAAGCCTTTCAGCGCTACGATATCCTTGCTACGCCTACTTCACCTACCGTAGCCTTCCGCCTGGGAGAGCGGATTACCGATCCGTTGGCCATGTATTTGTCCGACCTGTTCACCTGCCCGGTAAACATGGCAGGATTGCCGGCCATTTCTATACCCTGCGGTTTCAGCCAGGGCTTGCCGGTGGGCTTGCAGCTTATTGCCAAGCCCTTCGCGGAAGAAACCCTGTTGCGCGTGGCTTATACCTTCGAGCAGGCCACTGCGAGTAGCCGGCGGTGGCCTCAGTTGGGAGTGGTGGCCTGA